From a region of the Salvelinus namaycush isolate Seneca chromosome 40, SaNama_1.0, whole genome shotgun sequence genome:
- the LOC120033149 gene encoding homeobox protein engrailed-1-B-like, protein MEERIDQNSRDSTEGESVSLSPNLPSPPILPHQAAQQVHRTTNFFIDNILRPDFGCKKELGSRERAQTSGRENVNPLVIRPSHASSLCQDSNCSSDSTSSSSSSPSSKQSSTKQGEGNGTTTTRYGDTASIVVVNASNGGSPPAKESTPMLWPAWVYCTRYSDRPSSGPRTRKLKKKKNEKEDKRPRTAFTAEQLQRLKSEFQANRYITEQRRQSLATELNLNESQIKIWFQNKRAKIKKGNGYKNGLALQLMAQGLYNHSTTTVQEEKDDSE, encoded by the exons ATGGAAGagcgaattgatcaaaacagccGTGATTCGACTGAGGGAGAGAGCGTGTCCCTCTCCCCGAATCTACCATCTCCTCCAATTTTGCCCCACCAGGCAGCACAGCAAGTACATAGAACCACAAACTTTTTTATTGACAATATTCTGCGGCCAGACTTCGGCTGCAAGAAGGAGCTTGGGAGTCGGGAGCGGGCGCAGACCTCCGGCAGAGAAAACGTGAACCCCTTGGTAATAAGGCCATCTCACGCGAGCAGCCTTTGCCAGGATTCCAACTGCAGTAGTGACAGTACTTCTTCCTCGTCGTCCTCGCCGTCTTCGAAACAAAGCTCGACAAAACAAGGTGAAGGGAATGGGACTACCACAACGAGATATGGAGACACCGCCTCAATAGTGGTTGTGAACGCCAGTAATGGAGGATCTCCACCCGCTAAAGAATCTACGCCGATGTTATGGCCTGCGTGGGTTTACTGCACGAGATATTCGGATCGACCATCATCTG GCCCAAGGACACGGAAATTGAAAAAGAAGAAAAATGAGAAAGAAGACAAGCGACCCAGAACCGCGTTTACGGCTGAACAGCTGCAGAGACTTAAGTCCGAGTTTCAGGCAAATCGCTACATAACAGAACAACGGAGACAGTCACTGGCCACAGAACTGAATCTCAATGAATCCCAAATAAAAATTTGGTTTCAGAATAAGAGGGCAAAAATCAAAAAGGGGAATGGCTACAAGAACGGCCTGGCTCTCCAACTCATGGCCCAAGGACTGTACAACCATTCCACAACCACGGTCCAAGAGGAGAAGGATGATAGCGAGTAA